A genome region from Euphorbia lathyris chromosome 4, ddEupLath1.1, whole genome shotgun sequence includes the following:
- the LOC136228040 gene encoding thylakoid lumenal 15 kDa protein 1, chloroplastic, protein MALLNISLCTKIQPKPPLSFFSAKPPLFLSLSRSSFHCQAVLSKKLVYDLATTSLLAALSASLFFIDPALAFKGGGPYGAGVTRGQDLSGQDFSGRTLIKQDFKTSILRQANFRGAKLLGASFFDADLTGADLSEADLRGADFSLANVTKVNLSNANLEGALVTGNTSFKGSNITGADFTDVPLRDDQKEYLCKVADGVNPTTGNATRETLFCR, encoded by the exons ATGGCTCTGCTCAACATCTCTTTGTGTACAAAAATCCAACCTAAACCTCCTCTCTCCTTCTTCTCTGCCAAACCTCCGCTCTTTCTCTCCCTTTCTCGCTCTTCTTTTCATTGTCAA GCTGTTCTTAGCAAGAAACTAGTATATGATTTGGCTACGACGAGCTTGCTCGCTGCTCTTTCTGCTTCTCTTTTCTTTATTGATCCTGCACTCGCCTTCAAG GGAGGAGGCCCTTATGGTGCTGGAGTAACTAGAGGCCAAGATCTTAGTGGTCAGGATTTTAGTGGCAGAACTTTAATTAAGCAAGATTTTAAGACG TCAATATTACGACAAGCCAATTTCAGAGGGGCAAAATTGTTGGGAGCTAGTTTCTTTGATGCTGATTTAACag GAGCTGATCTTTCAGAAGCTGACCTTCGAGGTGCAGATTTTTCATTGGCAAATGTTaccaag GTTAATTTGAGCAATGCTAACTTAGAAGGCGCACTTGTTACTGGAAACACTTCTTTTAAAGGGTCAAACATAACCGGAGCAG ATTTCACAGACGTACCGTTGCGAGATGACCAAAAGGAATACCTCTGCAAAGTAGCAGATGG GGTGAATCCAACAACCGGAAATGCGACACGAGAGACACTGTTCTGCAGATAG
- the LOC136226571 gene encoding uncharacterized protein, whose protein sequence is MNSFVVCEELNRILQQQRKMSQTRIQPGRDQVKKLELSSLHYKPCEIFAFIAKIFLIFSLASSVLLVLYTTFSQTYTFRFPVPKRPELNNNSDSSPTNISHILFGISGSVNTWKNRSRYSSIWWNANETRGFVWMDEIPRYPGTGNPKNSVPPYRVSSPEWKRFRFGSSRSAVRIARIISDSFKLRLPNVRWFVMGDDDTVYFTHNLVSMLAKYDHHQMWYIGGNSESVEQDLMHSYDMAFGGGGFAISYPLAEILVNILDGCLDRYYYFYGSDQRIWACINEIGVPLTLEHGFHQLDIRGNAYGLLAAHPIAPLISLHHLDTLDALFPHQNQMDSLNSLNLAYQIDPPRILQQSLCYDHSRRWSISISWGYTVQIYPSLLYANDLQRPRQTFKTWRSSSNGPFTFNTQPVKPDPCGSPVVFMLDKAEQVRHSGSLTSYHIVKQEPEKRCNATLYEEALSLQEIVVSAIRLDPEYWTKEEARRRQCCELIDRGVIKKNSLQIRIRKCRRLETVTATGKR, encoded by the exons ATGAATAGTTTTGTTGTTTGTGAGGAGCTAAATAGAATTTTGCAACAGCAGAGGAAAATGAGCCAGACTCGTATTCAACCGGGTCGTGACCAGGTCAAAAAGCTCGAATTATCATCTCTCCACTATAAACCCTGCGAGATTTTCGCATTTATCGCGAAAATTTTCCTCATCTTCTCTCTCGCCTCCTCAGTCCTACTTGTCCTCTACACCACCTTCTCTCAAACCTACACATTCCGTTTCCCCGTCCCGAAACGGCCGGAGTTGAATAATAATTCCGATTCTTCTCCGACTAACATCTCTCACATTCTCTTCGGAATAAGTGGATCAGTAAACACATGGAAAAATCGGAGCCGGTACAGCTCCATCTGGTGGAACGCCAATGAAACCCGAGGTTTCGTCTGGATGGACGAAATTCCCCGATATCCAGGTACCGGTAACCCGAAAAATTCAGTGCCGCCGTATCGAGTATCATCTCCTGAATGGAAACGGTTCAGATTCGGAAGCTCCAGGTCAGCTGTGAGGATCGCGAGGATTATAAGCGATAGCTTTAAACTCAGGCTGCCCAATGTGAGATGGTTCGTGATGGGGGATGATGATACTGTGTATTTCACTCATAACTTAGTTTCAATGTTAGCGAAATATGATCACCATCAGATGTGGTATATTGGAGGGAATTCTGAGAGTGTGGAGCAGGATTTGATGCATTCGTATGATATGGCTTTCGGCGGTGGAGGATTCGCAATCAGCTATCCGTTGGCGGAGATATTGGTCAACATATTGGACGGTTGTCTTGATCGGTACTATTATTTTTACGGCTCAGATCAGAGGATTTGGGCGTGTATAAATGAGATCGGTGTGCCGCTCACACTAGAACATGGGTTCCATCAG CTTGACATAAGAGGGAATGCATATGGTCTCCTGGCAGCACATCCAATAGCTCCACTCATATCACTGCACCATCTAGACACTCTAGACGCATTATTCCCACACCAAAATCAAATGGACTCACTCAACTCTCTTAACCTCGCATACCAAATAGACCCTCCTCGAATACTTCAACAATCATTATGCTACGACCACAGCCGCAGATGGTCGATATCGATATCCTGGGGTTACACTGTTCAGATATACCCTTCATTATTGTATGCCAATGACTTACAAAGACCAAGGCAGACATTCAAAACATGGAGGAGTTCCAGTAACGGACCCTTCACATTCAATACACAGCCCGTAAAACCAGACCCTTGTGGATCTCCTGTGGTTTTTATGCTTGACAAAGCTGAGCAAGTGAGGCATAGTGGATCCCTTACTTCTTACCATATAGTTAAGCAAGAGCCAGAGAAGAGGTGTAATGCAACACTTTATGAAGAAGCGTTGTCGTTGCAGGAAATCGTGGTGTCTGCTATTAGATTAGATCCTGAATACTGGACTAAG GAGGAGGCGAGGCGTAGACAGTGCTGTGAGCTTATTGATAGAGGAGTTATAAAGAAGAACAGCCTTCAGATTAGGATTAGGAAATGTAGACGCTTGGAAACTGTTACTGCTACTGGTAAGAGGTAG